A region of Lycium barbarum isolate Lr01 chromosome 1, ASM1917538v2, whole genome shotgun sequence DNA encodes the following proteins:
- the LOC132628632 gene encoding myosin-2-like isoform X1, producing the protein MFKLMQQLESTVPHFICCIKPNNKQVPGMYNNDLVFEQLRSYGLLEVVRISRSGYPTRMTHQEFCRRYSVLLPENHECKDPFSMSVSILRQFDILPEMYQVGYTKLYFRAGQIAVLEDVRKQVMLGNLEVQKCYSGHHARLHFHELEGGVIILQSFVRGEIARRQYKVSLESKRKVANKENDEQLLAVVQIQSAIRCWLAQSHLNQLQNLKKLNQDRKTSEVKVKPARKTSEVKVKPARKTSEVKQDLPAEILPSVVEDLERQVMVAEANLEEKEKENAALKEHVNQLESRWSDYEVRMRSMEEMWQKQMASLQVITSPPMHGSCS; encoded by the exons ATGTTCAAATTGATGCAGCAGTTGGAAAGTACTGTGCCACACTTCATTTGTTGCATAAAACCGAACAATAAGCAGGTTCCTGGCATGTACAATAATGATCTCGTCTTTGAGCAGCTCAGAAGCTACGGTCTTCTTGAGGTTGTTAGGATCTCTAGGTCTGGGTATCCTACTAGGATGACGCATCAAGAATTCTGTAGAAG GTACAGCGTCCTTCTTCCAGAAAACCATGAATGCAAAGATCCATTCAGCATGTCAGTTTCCATTCTGCGGCAGTTTGATATCCTTCCCGAAATGTACCAAGTTGGGTATACAAAGTTATATTTCCGGGCAGGACAG ATTGCTGTGCTGGAGGATGTCAGGAAACAAGTTATGCTAGGCAATCTGGAGGTGCAGAAGTGCTACAGTGGTCATCATGCTCGTCTTCACTTCCATGAGCTTGAAGGAGGAGTGATCATACTCCAATCAT TTGTTCGTGGTGAAATTGCTAGAAGGCAGTATAAGGTTTCTCTGGAGTCGAAACGAAAAGTTGCTAACAAAGAAAATGATGAGCAGCTGCTGGCTGTTGTGCAGATACAATCAG CTATTCGTTGCTGGTTGGCTCAGAGTCATCTTAACCAACTGCAGAATTTGAAAAAGTTAAATCAAGACCGAAAGACTTCGGAGGTGAAAGTTAAACCAGCCAGAAAGACTTCGGAGGTGAAAGTTAAACCAGCCAGAAAGACTTCGGAGGTGAAG CAGGACTTGCCTGCAGAAATTTTACCTTCTGTTGTAGAAGACCTCGAAAGGCAGGTTATGGTGGCTGAGGCAAACCTTGAAGAGAAGGAAAAGGAAAATGCTGCCCTAAAGGAGCATGTAAATCAATTGGAGTCCCGATGGTCAGATTATGAGGTCAGGATGAGGTCGATGGAGGAGATGTGGCAAAAGCAAATGGCATCATTGCAG GTAATTACAAGCCCTCCCATGCATGGCAGCTGTTCATGA
- the LOC132628632 gene encoding myosin-2-like isoform X2 yields the protein MFKLMQQLESTVPHFICCIKPNNKQVPGMYNNDLVFEQLRSYGLLEVVRISRSGYPTRMTHQEFCRRYSVLLPENHECKDPFSMSVSILRQFDILPEMYQVGYTKLYFRAGQIAVLEDVRKQVMLGNLEVQKCYSGHHARLHFHELEGGVIILQSFVRGEIARRQYKVSLESKRKVANKENDEQLLAVVQIQSAIRCWLAQSHLNQLQNLKKLNQDRKTSEVKVKPARKTSEVKVKPARKTSEVKDLPAEILPSVVEDLERQVMVAEANLEEKEKENAALKEHVNQLESRWSDYEVRMRSMEEMWQKQMASLQVITSPPMHGSCS from the exons ATGTTCAAATTGATGCAGCAGTTGGAAAGTACTGTGCCACACTTCATTTGTTGCATAAAACCGAACAATAAGCAGGTTCCTGGCATGTACAATAATGATCTCGTCTTTGAGCAGCTCAGAAGCTACGGTCTTCTTGAGGTTGTTAGGATCTCTAGGTCTGGGTATCCTACTAGGATGACGCATCAAGAATTCTGTAGAAG GTACAGCGTCCTTCTTCCAGAAAACCATGAATGCAAAGATCCATTCAGCATGTCAGTTTCCATTCTGCGGCAGTTTGATATCCTTCCCGAAATGTACCAAGTTGGGTATACAAAGTTATATTTCCGGGCAGGACAG ATTGCTGTGCTGGAGGATGTCAGGAAACAAGTTATGCTAGGCAATCTGGAGGTGCAGAAGTGCTACAGTGGTCATCATGCTCGTCTTCACTTCCATGAGCTTGAAGGAGGAGTGATCATACTCCAATCAT TTGTTCGTGGTGAAATTGCTAGAAGGCAGTATAAGGTTTCTCTGGAGTCGAAACGAAAAGTTGCTAACAAAGAAAATGATGAGCAGCTGCTGGCTGTTGTGCAGATACAATCAG CTATTCGTTGCTGGTTGGCTCAGAGTCATCTTAACCAACTGCAGAATTTGAAAAAGTTAAATCAAGACCGAAAGACTTCGGAGGTGAAAGTTAAACCAGCCAGAAAGACTTCGGAGGTGAAAGTTAAACCAGCCAGAAAGACTTCGGAGGTGAAG GACTTGCCTGCAGAAATTTTACCTTCTGTTGTAGAAGACCTCGAAAGGCAGGTTATGGTGGCTGAGGCAAACCTTGAAGAGAAGGAAAAGGAAAATGCTGCCCTAAAGGAGCATGTAAATCAATTGGAGTCCCGATGGTCAGATTATGAGGTCAGGATGAGGTCGATGGAGGAGATGTGGCAAAAGCAAATGGCATCATTGCAG GTAATTACAAGCCCTCCCATGCATGGCAGCTGTTCATGA
- the LOC132628632 gene encoding myosin-2-like isoform X3 encodes MFKLMQQLESTVPHFICCIKPNNKQVPGMYNNDLVFEQLRSYGLLEVVRISRSGYPTRMTHQEFCRRYSVLLPENHECKDPFSMSVSILRQFDILPEMYQVGYTKLYFRAGQIAVLEDVRKQVMLGNLEVQKCYSGHHARLHFHELEGGVIILQSFVRGEIARRQYKVSLESKRKVANKENDEQLLAVVQIQSAIRCWLAQSHLNQLQNLKKLNQDRKTSEVKVKPARKTSEVKVKPARKTSEVKNCSICFRINIFKNLVACCVKPVLAGLACRNFTFCCRRPRKAGYGG; translated from the exons ATGTTCAAATTGATGCAGCAGTTGGAAAGTACTGTGCCACACTTCATTTGTTGCATAAAACCGAACAATAAGCAGGTTCCTGGCATGTACAATAATGATCTCGTCTTTGAGCAGCTCAGAAGCTACGGTCTTCTTGAGGTTGTTAGGATCTCTAGGTCTGGGTATCCTACTAGGATGACGCATCAAGAATTCTGTAGAAG GTACAGCGTCCTTCTTCCAGAAAACCATGAATGCAAAGATCCATTCAGCATGTCAGTTTCCATTCTGCGGCAGTTTGATATCCTTCCCGAAATGTACCAAGTTGGGTATACAAAGTTATATTTCCGGGCAGGACAG ATTGCTGTGCTGGAGGATGTCAGGAAACAAGTTATGCTAGGCAATCTGGAGGTGCAGAAGTGCTACAGTGGTCATCATGCTCGTCTTCACTTCCATGAGCTTGAAGGAGGAGTGATCATACTCCAATCAT TTGTTCGTGGTGAAATTGCTAGAAGGCAGTATAAGGTTTCTCTGGAGTCGAAACGAAAAGTTGCTAACAAAGAAAATGATGAGCAGCTGCTGGCTGTTGTGCAGATACAATCAG CTATTCGTTGCTGGTTGGCTCAGAGTCATCTTAACCAACTGCAGAATTTGAAAAAGTTAAATCAAGACCGAAAGACTTCGGAGGTGAAAGTTAAACCAGCCAGAAAGACTTCGGAGGTGAAAGTTAAACCAGCCAGAAAGACTTCGGAGGTGAAG AATTGTAGTATCTGCTTCAGGATTAATATCTTTAAGAATTTGGTGGCCTGTTGCGTGAAGCCAGTTTTAG CAGGACTTGCCTGCAGAAATTTTACCTTCTGTTGTAGAAGACCTCGAAAGGCAGGTTATGGTGGCTGA